A window of Candidatus Cetobacterium colombiensis contains these coding sequences:
- a CDS encoding CoA-disulfide reductase has translation MKIIIIGGVAAGMSAAAKASRLNKDAEIVIYEKTDVVSWGACGLPYYVGDFFQSPNNMIARPVEKFIEAGMNIKIKHEVISINVNKKEITIKNLLTDEIFTDNYDKLMVATGAHAVMPPIKNLNTNGVYTLKEYTDGIVLKEEMLKEENQNIVIVGAGYIGLEVAEAAKHLGKKSVRIIQLGDRVLLESFDKEITDVMEEEIRSHEDVELHLEEIVQEIVEENGKVIAVKTNKGEYLADIVVISTGVRPNTAFLKETGIEMLSNGALVIDNHGKTSIDSIYSAGDCATVPHLVRNENVYIPLATTANKIGRVVGENLAGVETVFQGTLGSAAVKVMNVEAGRTGITEAEAIKMGIEYKTVFIKDKNQTNYYPGREDIFVKLIYDAKTRVLLGGQIAGKKGAVLRVDSLATAIYSKLTVDEIGMMDFCYAPPFARTWDVMNVAGNVAK, from the coding sequence ATGAAAATAATAATTATCGGTGGAGTAGCTGCTGGAATGTCAGCAGCGGCAAAGGCAAGTAGATTAAATAAGGATGCAGAAATAGTAATTTATGAAAAGACAGATGTTGTATCTTGGGGAGCTTGTGGATTACCTTATTATGTAGGAGACTTTTTCCAAAGTCCAAATAATATGATAGCAAGACCTGTGGAAAAATTTATAGAAGCAGGTATGAATATAAAAATTAAACATGAAGTTATATCTATCAATGTAAACAAAAAAGAAATAACAATCAAAAATTTATTAACAGATGAAATTTTTACAGATAATTATGATAAGTTAATGGTAGCAACTGGTGCTCATGCAGTTATGCCACCAATTAAAAATTTAAATACTAATGGGGTTTACACTTTAAAAGAGTATACAGATGGTATTGTTTTAAAGGAAGAAATGTTAAAAGAAGAAAATCAAAATATAGTTATAGTAGGAGCTGGTTATATAGGTCTTGAAGTTGCAGAGGCAGCAAAACATTTAGGTAAAAAAAGTGTTAGAATTATTCAGCTTGGAGATAGAGTTCTTTTAGAAAGTTTCGATAAAGAAATAACTGATGTAATGGAAGAAGAGATTAGATCTCACGAGGATGTTGAACTTCATTTAGAAGAAATTGTTCAAGAAATTGTAGAAGAAAATGGAAAAGTTATAGCAGTAAAAACAAATAAAGGTGAGTATTTAGCAGATATAGTTGTTATCTCAACAGGAGTAAGACCAAATACAGCATTTTTAAAAGAAACAGGAATTGAAATGTTATCAAATGGCGCTTTAGTAATAGATAATCATGGAAAAACAAGTATAGATTCAATATACTCAGCAGGAGACTGTGCAACAGTTCCTCATTTAGTAAGAAATGAAAATGTGTATATACCTTTAGCAACAACTGCTAATAAAATAGGAAGAGTAGTTGGAGAAAATTTAGCTGGTGTTGAAACAGTATTCCAAGGAACTTTAGGATCAGCTGCAGTAAAAGTTATGAATGTAGAAGCTGGAAGAACAGGAATAACAGAAGCAGAAGCGATTAAAATGGGAATAGAATACAAAACAGTATTTATAAAAGACAAAAACCAAACAAATTATTATCCAGGAAGAGAAGATATATTTGTAAAATTAATATATGATGCAAAAACAAGAGTTCTTTTAGGAGGACAAATTGCAGGTAAAAAAGGTGCTGTTTTAAGAGTAGATTCTTTAGCAACAGCTATATATTCAAAATTAACAGTGGATGAAATAGGAATGATGGACTTCTGTTATGCACCACCATTTGCAAGAACATGGGATGTAATGAATGTTGCAGGAAATGTTGCAAAATAA